A window of the Planococcus citri chromosome 4, ihPlaCitr1.1, whole genome shotgun sequence genome harbors these coding sequences:
- the LOC135845887 gene encoding uncharacterized protein LOC135845887, with translation MKSPSMAHLIPLAAICIISTLNQISCKDNSAQDFIELTKQPYFVDHSELMRYFYEDSFFTTAFVSCPRGFGKTINLQMIQLFNDLELDSNHKPKPMNDTQAYKIFSKLAVGHEQFYRWIRDNVAQHPVISIDLNTDKTLADFDEKKIIEFLNEKLYEGFVRYKWILDVPAETLHKINLLQPYRLLDEHVALIKKLSEKKLANKFEIGEAFYRFAHFLQIYFQSGVLILIDDYDSAFVKSSKPTKQQIEFFYTFINDVIKHVAQPPQNEVTRNIWVAGTTSMLYPEIVKDIEKAYITSCLEGEWVLDYYGYSETDVAELARKYKLTSKQTQDLKKHYGGYMLQNYTTLYNPSSVTQYLKNLETEKENALKRYWKINKDDDFLHGFRDDQVFRDIVQDIVNGGTTEYGLMGEFNISDTKRFINLNEKYQYKKTDYNTLIKYVFEQGYVSYNAVSNETAMFSTFGYRAPNAETARALSKIILE, from the exons ATGAA ATCCCCAAGCATGGCTCATCTCATACCTTTGGCAGCAATATGCATTATTTCCACTCTAAACCAAATCTCGTGCAAAGACAATTCAGCCCAAGACTTCATCGAACTAACCAAACAACCGTATTTCGTCGACCACTCCGAACTAATGAGGTACTTCTACGAAGACTCCTTTTTCACCACAGCTTTCGTCTCGTGTCCTCGAGGTTTTGGTAAAACAATCAATCTGCAAATGATTCAACTCTTCAACGACCTCGAATTAGACTCGAACCATAAACCTAAACCGATGAACGATACACAGGCTTATAAAATCTTCTCCAAATTGGCCGTCGGTCACGAACAATTCTATCGCTGGATTCGCGACAATGTCGCCCAACACCCGGTAATCTCGATCGATTTGAATACCGATAAAACACTGGCAGACttcgacgagaaaaaaatcatcgaatttttgaacgaaaaattataCGAGGGATTCGTCAGATATAAATGGATCTTAGACGTGCCGGCTGAAACTCTGCATAAGATTAACCTCTTGCAACCGTATCGATTACTCGACGAGCACGTAGCTCTGATCAAAAAGCTCAGCGAGAAAAAACTCGCCAACAAGTTCGAAATCGGCGAAGCTTTCTACAGATTCGCTCATTTTCTGCAGATCTACTTCCAATCCGGAGTTCTGATTTTAATCGACGATTACGACAGCGCTTTCGTCAAATCATCCAAGCCGACTAAGCAACAAATCGAATTCTTTTACACGTTCATCAACGATGTGATCAAACACGTTGCTCAACCTCCTCAAAACGAAGTAACACGTAATATCTGGGTGGCCGGAACCACCAGCATGTTGTACCCGGAGATCGTTAAAGATATAGAAAAGGCCTACATCACGTCTTGCCTGGAAGGTGAATGGGTACTCGACTACTACGGATATAGCGAAACAGACGTCGCTGAATTAGCCAGAAAATACAAACTGACGTCAAAACAGACCCAAGACCTGAAAAAACACTACGGAGGGTACATGCTGCAGAATTACACCACCCTGTACAATCCTTCTTCGGTGACCCAGTACCTTAAAAATCTGGAGACAGAAAAGGAGAACGCTTTGAAACGttattggaaaataaacaaagatGACGATTTCCTTCATGGATTCCGCGACGATCAAGTTTTTCGTGATATTGTCCAAGATATCGTGAACGGTGGAACGACAGAGTATGGTCTCATGGGAGAGTTCAATATCTCCGATACTAAAAGATTCATTAATCTGAATGAGAAATACCAGTATAAGAAAACCGATTACAATACGTTAATTAAGTATGTTTTTGAACAAGGCTACGTCAGCTATAACGCCGTTTCCAATGAGACCGCCATGTTTTCAACCTTTGGATACAGAGCTCCTAATGCGGAGACTGCACGAGCTCTCAGTAAGATAATATTGGAATAA
- the LOC135845885 gene encoding uncharacterized protein LOC135845885: MVSISAQIFITLCLTSHIQKCISSAPSSIENFIALTKQPYFVDKSEFIKTFFEDINKHIFITSPPGFCKTTNLQMLRLFCEIELDSSHKPKPYTSTKAYEIFNSLKISNYTDIIENHLGRHVVIHIDLESDTTMEKTIDIKKTVAFFNNKLYQSFEPYKWLLNIPKEELRSIYEINNEQIELLENLDQKKLPNEGDSILQTAALYNFASILYLYFGKEVMILVDNYDSVLNNFFRPSENDMETFYKYMSTVLSKTFDNIPRVTLRSLILGTTSLVLPHILERLSPSKHYNFLNDHSYTPHYAFTDAEATNLLLKYNCTPSRRLQVKKFYNGYKTKTKMTTIFNPSSLTKFLANISHPEALIAYRNTSNKDGNFLLGFKEDKILGHLLQNLVRNMTFKFDHHESYSLENFTTFFNTCQGLEYKGSPFEILFSYIFDRGYLTHGINQIIIPDVPITPDSIVHMNTTPNLEIWLNVKELSSFITADEDLKKIGTNATKTDREMQT; this comes from the coding sequence ATGGTAAGCATATCagctcaaattttcatcactcTTTGCCTCACATCACATATTCAAAAATGCATCTCATCAGCACCTTCCTCAATCGAAAATTTCATCGCTCTGACAAAACAACCCTATTTCGTCGATAAAAGCGAATTCATCAAGACATTCTTCGAAGATATCAACAAACATATCTTCATCACATCTCCTCCAGGCTTCTGTAAAACAACAAACCTCCAAATGCTTCGTTTATTCTGCGAAATCGAATTGGACTCGAGCCATAAACCCAAACCTTACACTTCCACCAAAGCGTACGAAATTTTTAACTCTTTGAAGATCTCAAACTACACAGATATCATTGAAAATCATCTCGGTCGACATGTTGTAATCCATATAGATCTCGAATCGGATACAACAATGGAGAAAACCATCGATATTAAAAAAACCGTCGCATTTTTCAATAACAAACTGTACCAGAGCTTCGAGCCGTACAAATGGCTCTTGAATATCCCCAAAGAAGAGCTCAGAAGCATTTATGAAATCAACAACGAACAAATCGAATTACTGGAGAACTTGGATCAGAAGAAACTTCCCAATGAAGGCGATTCCATTCTTCAAACTGCGGCGTTGTATAATTTTGCCAGCATTTTATATCTTTATTTTGGCAAAGAAGTGATGATCCTCGTAGATAATTACGACAGTgtgctgaataatttttttagacctAGTGAAAACGATATGGAGACGTTTTACAAGTACATGAGCACAGTGCTGAGCAAGACTTTTGATAATATTCCTAGAGTTACCTTGCGTAGTTTGATATTAGGAACAACTTCTTTGGTGCTGCCTCACATTCTTGAAAGGTTAAGTCCATCGAAACACTACAACTTCCTCAACGATCACAGCTACACTCCTCATTACGCTTTCACCGATGCAGAAGCCACCAATTTGCTTTTAAAGTACAATTGCACCCCTTCACGAAGActacaagtgaaaaaattctacaacgGGTATAAAACCAAGACAAAAATGACGACTATATTTAATCCATCTTCgttgaccaaatttttagccaatATTAGTCATCCTGAGGCTTTAATAGCGTACCGGAACACCTCCAATAAAGATGGCAATTTCCTACTGGGTTTCAAAGAAGATAAAATTTTAGGCCACTTGTTGCAAAATCTGGTGAGAAACATGACGTTTAAATTCGACCATCACGAGTCGTACAGTTTGGAGAATTTCACGACTTTCTTTAATACTTGCCAAGGTTTGGAGTATAAAGGCTCGCcgtttgaaattctttttagtTATATTTTTGATCGAGGGTATCTCACTCACGGTATTAATCAAATCATCATCCCAGACGTTCCAATCACACCAGATTCTATCGTACATATGAACACAACCCCTAATTTGGAAATATGGCT